The following nucleotide sequence is from Microthrixaceae bacterium.
GTCGCTCCTCTTCGGCCCGAGCTGCAGCGGTGCGGGCATGGGTGATGGGCAGGTAGCCCACTTCGCATCCAGCGACGTGAACCACGTCCCATTCCAGGCCCTTGGCGGCGTGGAACGAAGCGATGGTGACCGCATCTCCCGAATCGGGGGTGTCGCTGACCAGCATCGTGCGCAGCCACCCGGACAGGGCCTCGGCCGGAGCTCCCGGATCGGCGGCCAGCAACTCCCGTCCAAGCCGGATGAGCTGCTCTTGGCGCTCCACCACTTGAGCCTGGGACCCACCTGCGCCTACCAGTGAATCCCGCTGCTCGATGGTGGTGGCCTCGAGGTCGTCTAGGACCGTGACCAGAGGATCGCGTCGGCGTTGGAAACCTTCGAGCAGGCGCTGCACGTGCGGGTCATCTAGCAGCCGAGTCCCACCCCGGACGCGGTAGGGGATGGACGCCCGCCGGAACGCCTCCTCGAACAGAGCGGTCTGGGCATGGGTGCGCACCAGCACGGCCTGGGACGCCCACGTCCGCCCCGGGCGGCGAAGCTCACGGATCGAACGGGCAACGCCAGCGGCCTCATCGCGGTCTGACTGGTAGCCCACGATCACCGGAACTGGACCATCCACATTGGTGCTCAGGTATCCGATGGTCCCGCCGAGGTCGTCGTTGGCGCGGAGGGTGGAGGCTACGGCCAACACCTGAGGACTGGAGCGGTAGGAGCGGTCGAGGCGAACCACCTCGGCCCCGGGGTGGTGACCCGCGAAGTCCACGAGGAACGACGCATCGGCCCCGTTCCACGAATAGATGGCCTGATCGGGATCCCCGACGACGCACAGGTCGGGCCGCTCACCCAACCACGCCCGCAGCAGGCGTTCCTGGAGGGGGTTCACGTCTTGGTACTCGTCCACGAACAGATGCCGGAACCGCCAACGTTGAGCGGCCGCAAAGGTTGGGTCCCGCTCGAGGCGGGCCGCAGTCAACAACAGGAGATCATCGAAGTCGACCAGAGCCTTCTTGCGCTTCAGGTCCTCGTAGCCGCGGTACCAACCGGCGATGCGAGACGCATCACCCGGAGGGCGGCGACCCACTGCGTTCACTGCGGCCTCATAGGCCTCGGGGGCTACCAGACGGGCCTTGGCCCACTCGATCTCACCGGCCACGTCGATGGGACGGACCTGGCGGGTCGAACCCAGCACCTGGCTGAGGATGCGGCTCTTGCGGTCCAAGAGGGTGGGAGCGGCACGGTTGTCTCCCGCCCAGGCGACGCGGAGCTGGGCATAGGCCAGCGCATGAAACGTTCCGGCCGCCGGTAGGTCTCGCAGGCCCAGCCGGGCCAGACGCTGATCCAGCTCGAGTGCGGCCTTGCGGGTGAACGTGACGGCCATCACGTGGCGGGGATCGGCCGAACCAGCCGCGCAGCGGTGGGCGATTCGACGGGTCAACACCCGTGTCTTTCCCGAACCGGGGCCAGCCAGGATGGCCAACGGTTGGGCCGGGCTGGTCACGGCCAGACGCTGAGCCGGGTCCAACCCGTCGAGCAGCCGATCCACGTCCACTCCGGCATGGTACGGCTCCCTCCGCCGCTGAGGTCAGAACTGGATCTAGGGTGCCGAACGTGGCCTTCTCAGAAAAACTGCTCAACGACGGAGAGAAGCTGGTCCTCGACCTCCGCCCTCACATCGTCTTCCTCGCTCCCGCGGCCGCCGCCTTCGCTGTGGCCGTGATCGGCAGCCTGGTGACCTGGGCGGTCATGGGGGAGACGGCGGAGACGTTCCTCAACTGGGTGCGGCTAGCAGCGGTGCTGTTCACCGGCTTGTGGCTGCTGTTCGAATGGGTCAAGTGGTACACCACCAACTTCGTTCTCACCACCGACCGGATCATCACCTCAGAGGGGTTCATCGCCAAGAAGGGCATGGAGATCCCTCTGGACCGGGTGAACACGGTGATCTTCAACCAGAGCGTGTTCGAACGAATGATCAAGGCTGGCGACCTCGGCATCGAATCAGCCGGTGAACAGGGAAGCCAGCACCTCACCGACATCCGTAGACCCGACGTTGTCAAGAACGAGATCTACCGACAGATCGAAGCCAACGAGAACCGCAAGTTCGACCGCATCCGGACCGGTCCCGGTGCCGACCCCACCCAGGTCCAAGGTGGGGCACCGAGCATTCCCGAACAGATCGACCAGCTCGCCGAGCTGCACCAGCGTGGCG
It contains:
- a CDS encoding PH domain-containing protein, translating into MAFSEKLLNDGEKLVLDLRPHIVFLAPAAAAFAVAVIGSLVTWAVMGETAETFLNWVRLAAVLFTGLWLLFEWVKWYTTNFVLTTDRIITSEGFIAKKGMEIPLDRVNTVIFNQSVFERMIKAGDLGIESAGEQGSQHLTDIRRPDVVKNEIYRQIEANENRKFDRIRTGPGADPTQVQGGAPSIPEQIDQLAELHQRGVLSDAEFQRKKAELLDRM
- a CDS encoding ATP-dependent DNA helicase UvrD2, producing MDVDRLLDGLDPAQRLAVTSPAQPLAILAGPGSGKTRVLTRRIAHRCAAGSADPRHVMAVTFTRKAALELDQRLARLGLRDLPAAGTFHALAYAQLRVAWAGDNRAAPTLLDRKSRILSQVLGSTRQVRPIDVAGEIEWAKARLVAPEAYEAAVNAVGRRPPGDASRIAGWYRGYEDLKRKKALVDFDDLLLLTAARLERDPTFAAAQRWRFRHLFVDEYQDVNPLQERLLRAWLGERPDLCVVGDPDQAIYSWNGADASFLVDFAGHHPGAEVVRLDRSYRSSPQVLAVASTLRANDDLGGTIGYLSTNVDGPVPVIVGYQSDRDEAAGVARSIRELRRPGRTWASQAVLVRTHAQTALFEEAFRRASIPYRVRGGTRLLDDPHVQRLLEGFQRRRDPLVTVLDDLEATTIEQRDSLVGAGGSQAQVVERQEQLIRLGRELLAADPGAPAEALSGWLRTMLVSDTPDSGDAVTIASFHAAKGLEWDVVHVAGCEVGYLPITHARTAAARAEEERLLYVAVTRAAEVLRFSWARQRTFTTDPVERAPSPLLSKVRATITRLEREAQVASGTTGAVDTARLALDPPDEHGTTDDPTHAIAEELRRWRAAQARKAGVRPTVVLSERGLDAVARHQPQTMEDLAGLAGLGPFTRADHGERLLSIVAQHLDADDQTNLRPLPGARPA